A DNA window from Luteolibacter luteus contains the following coding sequences:
- a CDS encoding ELWxxDGT repeat protein, whose translation MSCLRPALLALPAILKLSLPLSAAVTPVLVKDVAANQQGTNISPYVSMGDYVLFQGVDIVHGSELWISDGSPQGTTLLKDVWPGPSSGTSSNMVRAGNLCFFSGNGGNSPGPSSELWRSNGTAEGTVMVKDIHPTSSSSPATITAWGNRVVFAADDGVHGKELWISDGTEAGTKLVADLSPGIVSTDYDSSLFSAKEVGGYLYFSAKVSGSALAKLWKTDGTPAGTSLVGDSSFFGPGAMEVLGGNLYVAAFDAGSGAPSLWKVNPAGPAILKLGSLGNSSYSYNASLEVMGGVLYFTKPLDYALTELWKTSGTVATTILVKALGRAGGLTRMSGLSGRAGEALYFSNSTPETGVEPWVSNGTAAGTVQLLEINPGTGDSYPGFFTQIGGKAYFRADRGDDGRHLWITDGSASGSSLLKEFTEGISAMSVAGNRLVFSGTDASYGKEMWASQGNAQQTYLVRNFRGTSPSDPKAFLNVGSRLFFTAKPAGWSQLMVTDGTSFGTQLTGQSSPYNAYLSGGAALGNLMIYGSQDLNDHYDLYKTDGTTEGTTKVKEIYPTGNASPQGFLGMDGYVLFSANDGVNGRELWRSDGTEAGTTLVKDVFSGSNSSEIRQMTRVGDLAFFTHFGNPWRTDGTTGGTSPLGVSISSVSNLTGTGQLAFFTAEYDFQSTGLWRSDGSTAGTYRIALLPSYLFSSNPTYYTTVLGSGGLFYWLGSGPNLTGTELWRSDGTEAGTFRILQDSGIRHEYGQGLAAFGGGVTFWLKTVNGYSLWRSDGTAEGTRVVIDLPALDPAVQFYITEQIVAGGKLWFLSGDEKSGYTLWRSDGTREGTWPVPIANMPSPWKYGTILSTVGNYLIFPLDSDTYGLEFHRLPLEVSLSSPEAWTAWRQTSRLEGARADKDATPHDDGVTNLLKYAFFLDGSRSDVTPMVPGIGTKGLPSVRIAGSGENKVLRVEYLRRKGSGLNYVAKVSSTLAPGSFTPMGGTQTIQPVDEFRERVIREQPVDATPGTRIFGIVEVTGL comes from the coding sequence ATGTCTTGCCTCCGTCCTGCACTTCTGGCGTTACCAGCCATCCTGAAGCTATCCCTGCCGCTTTCCGCCGCAGTGACGCCGGTGCTGGTGAAGGACGTCGCCGCGAACCAGCAGGGCACCAACATTTCGCCGTATGTCTCGATGGGCGACTACGTGCTTTTTCAAGGCGTCGATATCGTCCACGGGTCCGAGCTATGGATCAGCGATGGCTCGCCGCAGGGGACCACTCTGCTGAAGGATGTCTGGCCGGGGCCCTCCTCTGGCACCTCATCGAACATGGTGCGGGCGGGGAACCTCTGCTTCTTTTCCGGGAATGGCGGCAATAGCCCGGGGCCTAGCTCCGAGCTTTGGAGGAGCAATGGGACCGCCGAAGGCACCGTGATGGTGAAAGACATCCATCCCACCAGCAGTTCGAGCCCTGCGACCATCACGGCGTGGGGAAACCGGGTGGTTTTCGCCGCGGACGATGGCGTCCATGGCAAGGAGCTCTGGATCAGCGACGGCACCGAAGCCGGTACCAAGCTGGTGGCTGACCTTTCGCCGGGGATCGTCTCCACCGACTACGATTCCTCGCTGTTCAGTGCCAAGGAGGTCGGTGGCTATCTCTATTTTTCTGCCAAGGTCTCGGGCAGCGCGCTCGCCAAGCTTTGGAAAACGGATGGTACTCCTGCCGGTACTTCGCTGGTGGGTGATAGCAGCTTCTTCGGACCCGGTGCCATGGAAGTTCTGGGCGGAAACCTCTACGTCGCCGCGTTCGATGCCGGAAGCGGCGCTCCGAGTCTCTGGAAGGTGAATCCAGCCGGCCCTGCCATCCTGAAGCTGGGGAGTCTTGGGAACTCCAGCTATTCCTACAACGCCTCCCTGGAGGTGATGGGCGGAGTGCTCTACTTCACCAAGCCGCTCGACTATGCATTGACCGAGCTGTGGAAGACGAGCGGCACGGTTGCCACGACCATTTTGGTCAAGGCTCTCGGCCGGGCGGGGGGGCTGACCCGGATGTCCGGTCTATCCGGCAGGGCGGGAGAGGCTCTCTACTTTAGCAATTCGACTCCGGAAACCGGTGTGGAACCCTGGGTTTCGAACGGCACCGCCGCAGGAACGGTACAGCTTTTGGAAATCAATCCGGGAACCGGCGATTCCTATCCGGGGTTCTTCACGCAGATCGGCGGAAAGGCTTATTTTCGCGCCGATCGGGGCGACGATGGGAGGCATCTCTGGATCACGGATGGCAGCGCGTCGGGCTCAAGCCTCCTGAAGGAGTTCACCGAGGGCATCAGCGCCATGTCGGTAGCGGGGAACCGTCTGGTCTTTTCCGGAACGGATGCCTCCTACGGGAAGGAGATGTGGGCTAGCCAGGGAAACGCCCAGCAGACCTATCTGGTGAGGAATTTCCGGGGCACCAGTCCTTCCGATCCCAAAGCTTTCCTCAATGTCGGCTCCCGCTTGTTCTTCACCGCGAAGCCCGCGGGTTGGAGCCAGCTTATGGTCACGGATGGTACCTCGTTCGGCACGCAGTTGACCGGCCAGAGTTCACCCTACAATGCTTATCTTTCCGGTGGAGCGGCCTTGGGAAACCTGATGATCTACGGGTCCCAGGATCTGAACGATCACTACGATCTCTACAAGACCGATGGGACCACGGAAGGCACGACCAAGGTGAAGGAGATCTATCCTACGGGAAATGCCTCTCCGCAGGGCTTCCTGGGCATGGACGGCTATGTGCTCTTCTCTGCCAATGACGGCGTGAATGGCCGTGAGCTCTGGCGGAGCGATGGCACGGAGGCCGGCACCACGCTGGTGAAGGATGTTTTTTCAGGTAGCAACAGCTCGGAGATCCGCCAGATGACCCGGGTCGGTGATCTCGCGTTTTTCACTCACTTCGGTAATCCTTGGCGTACGGATGGCACCACCGGAGGAACCTCCCCGCTTGGGGTATCGATTTCATCGGTCTCCAATCTCACGGGGACGGGTCAGTTGGCCTTCTTTACGGCGGAATACGATTTCCAATCCACCGGCTTGTGGCGCAGCGATGGAAGCACGGCGGGCACCTACCGCATCGCGCTGCTGCCTTCATACCTCTTTTCCTCGAACCCGACCTACTACACCACTGTCCTGGGATCGGGCGGTTTGTTTTATTGGCTCGGGAGCGGGCCGAATCTCACCGGCACGGAATTGTGGCGGAGCGATGGCACGGAGGCCGGGACCTTCCGGATTCTACAGGATAGCGGTATCCGCCATGAGTATGGCCAAGGTCTAGCGGCCTTTGGGGGCGGCGTGACGTTCTGGTTAAAGACCGTCAATGGCTACTCCCTGTGGCGCAGTGATGGTACGGCGGAGGGCACGCGCGTGGTCATCGACTTGCCGGCACTGGATCCTGCCGTGCAATTCTACATCACCGAGCAGATCGTGGCCGGAGGGAAGCTGTGGTTCTTGAGTGGTGACGAGAAGAGCGGCTACACGCTGTGGCGAAGCGATGGCACCCGGGAGGGCACTTGGCCGGTGCCGATCGCCAACATGCCCTCGCCTTGGAAATACGGCACGATACTTTCGACGGTGGGGAATTACCTGATTTTCCCCTTGGACTCGGATACCTATGGCCTGGAATTCCATCGGCTGCCCTTGGAGGTGAGCTTGAGCTCGCCGGAAGCTTGGACAGCCTGGCGGCAAACCTCGCGACTGGAGGGAGCCCGTGCGGACAAGGATGCCACTCCGCATGACGATGGCGTGACGAACTTGCTGAAGTATGCGTTTTTCCTCGATGGTTCCCGCTCCGACGTGACCCCGATGGTTCCGGGCATCGGCACAAAGGGCCTGCCATCGGTGAGGATCGCGGGCAGCGGGGAGAACAAAGTACTGCGTGTGGAGTACCTCCGTCGGAAAGGCAGTGGCCTGAACTACGTGGCAAAGGTCTCCAGCACGCTTGCCCCCGGTTCTTTCACCCCGATGGGTGGCACCCAGACCATCCAGCCCGTAGATGAATTCCGCGAACGGGTGATCCGCGAGCAGCCGGTGGATGCCACTCCGGGCACGCGGATCTTCGGCATCGTCGAAGTGACGGGATTGTAG